The following nucleotide sequence is from Pseudomonadota bacterium.
TGATGAGGCGCAGAAAGCCCCCGAGATATTCAGCGCTGTTAAACAGACGATTGATAAGGAAAAAAGAAATATACGATTCCTCATATCGGGTTCTTCGAATCTACTCTTGATTAAAAATATCAGTGAAACCCTTGCAGGAAGAGCCGTATATTTCGAGATGCTTCCGATGACCATAACCGAGATGGAAGGGGCTATAGATGTATCAGGAATTTTTTTTGATCTATGGAAACCTGACTTTCAGGTGAAAGAGCAGGAGGTTAGAGTTGTAGATCCCCTTTTATTTATGGCAAAGGGTTTTATGCCTCCACTTATCCAGTTGAGTGACAGAAAAAACATTCTTCTATGGTGGGAAGGCTATGTGAAAACTTATCTTGAAAGGGATGTCCGTGAGTTTTCGCAAATTGAATCTTTGATAGATTTTAGAAGGGTGTTGGAGTCCCTTGCCATTAGGACAGGAACCATCCTAAATCAGACAGGGATAGCAGGGGATACAGGAATTAGTCAACCCACCGTCTACAGGTACATAAAACTTCTTGAGATTTTAAATGTAATACAAAGGGTCCCAGCATATTATCGAAGCAGGACGAAAAGGATAACAAAAACTCCAAAGGTATTTTTTATTGACCCGGGATTGAGCATCTATCTTGCTGGCTATCACAATGAGGATGCGTTGAAAAAAGCCCGTGAGATAGGCTGTTTTTTTGAGACAATGGTATTTTTACATCTCAAGGTTTTATCTGAATTAATGGCACCTAAAGCAAATATATTTTACTGGAGAACGACTACCGGTAAGGAAGTTGACTTTATTCTTGAGCAGGGGAAAAACCTTCTCGCCTTTGAAGTAAAACTTACCCAGACCCCTACATTTAATGACATAAAAAACCTGTTAATTTTTATAGAAGAATACCCGCAAACAATTCGAGGAATGCTTATACATGGAGGAAATTCAATAAAGTGGCTTCACTCTAAAATTGTGGCTGTACCATGGTGGTGGCTGGGGGAGTAAGAACAGGTCACCAATCACTTTTCACTATTCACTACTTTTAAGATGTGCTATAAGATTAGGTATGGGACGGGAGTATTCACTCTATTTACAGGTTGGAGACAGGGTATATCACAAGCACTATAAGAGATGGGGTGTCGGGGTTGTGGTTGAGGAGAGGAGGTCAGAGCTCCCCGGTGGCTTCTGCTATGTAAGGATAAACTTTCAGGACGGTAATTTAAGGGTTTTTGATAATAATTTTAAGAGTGTTGACTGCTGTTACTATGCGGGGATTGAAAAGGTCGATGATGAACGGGCAGTGAAAAGGGCAGCAAGGGAGGCGGAAAGGATTAAAAAGAAACTCATTAAATTATTAGCACATTCACCGCGCATGTTGAAAGGGAAGACGGAGAAAGAGATACAGGAAACCAGTAAGCAGTAAGAAGTAGACAATAGGCAGGAAGAATGAGGAACGCATATCCAGTTCCTGATTTTGAGAAAAAAAGGAGCGTAGATTCAAAATATGGATATTGAGTTAACCAAATATGTACGAGGGGCAGGCTGAGCTTCAAAGATAGGTCCGGGGGACCTGACAAATATCCTTTGTGGTATAGAAATCCCTGTTGACAGGAACGTCATTGTGGGCATTGAGGGATTTGAAGACGCAGGGGTTTATAAAATCACCGATGAGATTGCCCTTGTCCAGACAATAGATTTTTTTACCCCCATTGTCAATGACCCATACTGGTTCGGGCAGATTGCAGCGGCAAATGCAATGAGCGATATCTATGCCATGGGGGCAGTGCCAGTAACAGCATTAAACATGGTCTGTTTCCCCACGAAAGAGTTTGATATCGGTATTTTAAAAGAAATCTTAAGGGGTGGAATAGACAAGATACGGGAGGCCGGTGCAAGCCTCCTTGGTGGTCACAGTGTTGATGATGAAGAGATTAAATATGGGCTTGCTGTAACAGGCATTGTCCACCCAGATAAAATAGTAAAAAATGAGGGGGCGATCCCCGGGGATTTTCTCGTTCTTACAAAACCTCTCGGTACAGGTATCTTAAATACAGGTATAAAGGGGGATATGCTAAGTGGAGATTCGGTAAGAAAGCTTGTCGAGGTAATGGTTACACTGAACAAAAAGGCATCGGAGGCGATGCTTTCTGTTAGAACCCATGCGGCAACAGACGTTACAGGCTTCGGATTTGTGGGTCATTTGAAGGAGATGATAAAGGAATACATCGGTGTTGAGATATTTCTCGATAAAATCCCTTATTTTGAAGAGGCAGTGGAACTCGCAAAATCAGGCGTTGTTCCGGGAGGGCTTTACAGGAACAGAGATTTTTATAAAAGTCATGTAACGGGCAGAGACAAAGGCTTTCAGTATGATATCCTTTTCGACCCGCAAACATCAGGCGGCCTTCTTATGGCCATTCATCCAGATGACCTTTCCATATTTGAGAAGACCGCATCAGGTTCAAAGTTAGACTTCTGGATTGTGGGAAGGTTTGTAGAAGAACCGAAGGGGAAGATCATCCTTACCTGATCCTTTCAACAGTGGGAAAAGACTTTTTCATGATGTTCCTGAATTATATCTAATTTTATGCTATTGCCCGTGTCGATGTAAGGCTAATAATCCCTTTCCTTTTTGAAAAGACCTCTATTGCGGCCTTTCCTTCCAGGGGGCATTTATTCTCACAGATACCGCAGCCGTTACACAGTTCATCTACCACATAAGGTCTCTTTAATAGGATTTTTTTGCCTCTGTAATCTCTCTCTTCAACGAGCTCGAACCTTATCGCCTTTTCAGGGATAGGACAATGCTCTTCACAGACAATGCAGTTGATTTTTTTGGCATAAGGGAGACATAGGTTTTTATCAACTACGGCAAGTCCAATAATACTCTTTTTCTTTTGTTCCAGCGGAAGATTTGGTATGGCAGCGGTGGGGCATACCTGGCCGCAAAGGTTGCAATTATACTCGCAATACCCAAGACGCGGAATAATGGTGGGCATAAAAATACCGTACAGACCTGCCCGGAAATAATCAGGGTATAAGGCACTTTTCAGACAGACCTTGATACACTCCCCGCATCTTACACATTTTTTGAGAAATTCACCTTCGTTTACTACCCCTGGAGGTCTGAGCAGCCTTTCATGTTGGTAAGGAGATTGAAAGGAGAAAACCCTTGAAATAAAAAGACCAGAGAATAACCCGCCTAAAAAGACCCTTCTCTCCAATACAGGGATTTTATTGCCACTCTCAATACCTCTAAAAGAAAATTTTATCCTTTTAAATTTGCATTTAAGCTTGCACTCCATACACAGAATACAGCCCTCTTTCTGGAGAATCTCTTCATCAAAGGCTGTAGGGCATATGTTTTTGCATTCCTTACAATCCGCACAAAGTTTCTGTGGAAACCTTTTGAAGAGGGAAAATTTTCCAAGTAAACCCAGGAGCGTCCCGAGGGGGCACAGGTTTTTACACCAGTTTCTTCTCTCATACCCTTCAAGGAAGATAATAAACAGAAAAAGCATGAGGGAGGTAAGGGCAAGGGGATAGAAGGTTTCCCTGAAGGGCAGGATATAATCCCTTAAAAATGAATATATGAATGCAACATAGTCTCTTTTTTCACCAAGAACACCATATAGGGCTTCCCAGCTTGCCCTTATTGAATATCCGAAGAGAGGGTAAAAGAAAAAGGTTAAGGCCCGAATCAGTATCGCAATGGGATCGAGAATCCCTACAAGGTTTACATTGAAGAGTGCAGCAAAAAGGAGGGTGAGCAGCAGATAGTATTTAAAGTTTGTTTTTAGTAGCCTGATGGGTGCTGTCTTTTTTATTTTGTCTGTAACGAGGTCAATGATAGTGCCCAAGGGGCATATCCATCCACAAAAAAATCTGCCAAGGAGTATTGAGAAGAAGAACATCAATATACCGGGAACAAGAAGGGCTATCAAAGTCTTTTTGGAAAGGATGAAGCTTAAGACTACAAGGGGATCAGCCCTGAAAAAACTGTTTATAGCAATAGAAATCTCATCCTTTCCCCTGTATTCAGTGTTTATGAAAAGAATGAAAAATACTGTTAAGAATACTAATTGTGAAACGCGGGAGGTGGTTATTTTCATAGTCTTCAGATTTTATTCTACAAAATCTAATACCAAATTACCATCAATAGGAAACTTTGAAATTCCGTCTATCCTGTCTAAATTTAAGCTATGATGTATTTAGTGGACACCGAAGCCATGATAAAATACAAAGACGGAGGTGTCAGGATGGGAAGGATTCCCAAAGCGGTATACACGAAGGAGCTTCGCGAGGAACGGGTCTGGTTTAAGTGACATAACCTATATACCCACAGGCGAAGGCTGGCTGTATCTTGCAGGCCATAAGGATATATTCACACTCATGTTGGGGGGTATTTATCCCCTGCTGTATATGAAAGGCAATTCTATGCCGGGCAAGCGGTAGCATGAGGGCTATTCGTGTCCACTATTGACATCAGGGGTCATCTTTACAATGGCTGGGAGACAAGGATTTGAACCTTGATTCACGGAGTCAGAGTTATTTCAAGGGGTTACCTCACCTTTTCCCGATTATCACCTTTTGTTTACTCATTACTCGTTTTTCGGGAATTTTCAAGGGTGAGGTTTTCCCTGTTTTGGGGGTTAGAGTTCGCATGTCTACTATACAAAAACTATACAGTGGGTGAGCCTCAAAACATGTTACAAATGGGAAGTGGTTTATTGCTACTTCCCATTTTATTGTGTTAATTCCTTCCTGCTATACGTAACATATCCTCCTTTTTCTTGAGAAAAAGCAGGTTAGATAATGACCTTTAGCCGTTCTAACGGTCAATAACTTTTGTTACGTAGGTGACATCGTTGATCAGTTCCTTCCTGAAAGACGCAACGTGTTGCCCTTCTTCGTTGACCAATAATACAACTGGTAATTGTAAGTTTTGGTATTGTCTTTTTTGATAGGCAGGAGTACGATATTAAAGAAATGAAAAATAAGATGGTGGTATATTAATTGTTTCTAGCTCTAGAGGACTATGAGTAATACAGATTGGAAGAAATTTGAAAGATTGGTTGCCGCAATTCACTACGCTGAGACGCAGGGGGCCACTGTCTTATGGAATGATACAATAAATGGGCGTCAATTTGACGTCACGCTGCGTTTCAAAGTCGGTTTACACGACTATTTGACCGTAATCGAGTGCAAAGATTACAGGGACAGGGTTTCAGTCGAAAAAGTAGACGCTTTCGTAACCAAAGCGCGTGATGTAAACGCGAATAAGGCTGTTTTTGTGTCCTCAAATGGGTACCAATCCGGTTGCTTTGCCGTCGCAGAGCGACACGGAATCAGGCTGTTGACGCTTGACGAGAAAGTCGATGTTGACGTTGGCAAAATAGCCGCCGAAATAGTGCCTGCTTTGAATATCTTCAACGTCAGGTTCATCCTGCAAGACGGTAAGGAATATGTTCTTGAAGAGGAGGGCGGTAGACTGGCGTACTTAATGAGAAGTATCACGTTATCCATTTCTGGCCACAAAACTACTCCCAATGGTTTCCTAGGCTCATGGAGGGTCAATATTTCTGATTTGCAGCCGGAGATGGAATACGAACAGGTACTGCCATTTCCGAAAGGAACGGTAGCTACAATACCATACGAAGGTGAAGTCGAGCCCGAGAAAATCAAGTTCTGTTATAAACTCACTAAGGCTTTCATACCGAAAGCACCGACTCTAGATACTCATATCCTGGAAGGCATCGGAACGTTTTACGAGCTGACGGACGAAAATGGTAACGTTATCCGCAAGCTGACAGCCGGAGAAATAAACCTTGGATTCGACACGAAACTGGAGGCAGGGAAGTTCTATTTCACTCCTAGTCTTTACAACTATTATTATTGCGAAAAAATCGAGAATAATCTTGCCCACAACATCCTGATCGAATCTTACCAGTTCGGTGCGCTCATTCAGGCGGAATTGGTTCTGGAAACAAAGTATTCTGCTCACTATATTGAGGTTACAGACAAAAAACGGCTGAAGCGCTTGAAAAAAATGCTGACTCATTTTATGAAGACAAGGCGTTAACGACGACTTGCGGCGAATCGCGTCCCGCTCCCGCTGAAGCCTATGTTAGATGAGAAACTATTGGACAACCATGATCGAGTTCACGATCAATAGCAATGATGAGTTGGGGGTTGGCCAGGTGGAGATTTCTCCTACTGTCTATCTTGACCATTGGGCTTTACGTAGGTTATCAGAAAACGAAATGCTCGCAAAGCGCATGGTTTCAGCACTGCAGTCGCGTAATGGAACTCTTGCACTCTCTGTATTGAATCTGGCAGAGTTTGCCAAAGTAACAATTGGGGAACAGGCGGAAAACGCAGAGAATCTTGTTGAGGCAATTCTGCCCAATGTTTTCTTCATAGAGTTTGAACCTTTTGTGGTTATCAAGAGAGAAGATCAACTTCTTGCCGGTGGACCACCTACTCCACCCCACGCAGACATGGAGTTCCTCCGGGTGTTTGCTCAACTGAAGCCGAACTCATTGAAGCCATTTACGGCCCGCAACCTATTTAAGGTTGTGCAAAAACCACAGCTTGCCGTACGTCTCGATGGTTTGGCAGACACAATTGCGAATCGTGTCGAGGCCCTGAGAGATACACTTGATGTTGATGAAGACTTTCAGGCAGTAATCCGACGATTGCCATCTGGCCAGCAGATTCAGCGAGGAACTCGAATTGTTTTACGCGAGTTGGTTCGCTCACTTCTTGTTGACGGGCAGACAAAGATTACCCGAAATCATGCGATTGATCTTCTTCATGCCGTTGTTCCCATTGCCTACTGTGACTTGGTACTCCTTGACAAGTATTGGGAAACGCAAGTGGCCCGTGCACGTTCGCGCCTCAAGAAGGCTATGGTTTCAGTACCAATCGCAAAAGTATTTTCTGGCAAGAGGGGTGGAGTTGAGGATTTTCTTTGTGAGCTGGAATCCGGTTAAACATCTAACTATCGCATGCACCGGATCGCGAACAAATCAGGCTCCCGGTGGGCCTCAGCGTTATGTGGTCTGACGTTTATGTGGAAGGTTAGGGAGGAGAAATATGTATGTATGAATTGACAGAAGAATGGCTTGAGAATATTAACAAAGAATTCAGCAAAAATGATATTCCCCATAGGAAAAGGCCTTGGTTGGCGTGGGGCGAATGGTCAAAATACACGGGAATGCCGATCTCAATGAATGATGAGGTTGTAAAAAAGATATTCTATTGGTTTGAGAAAAACACAAAAGCTGGCTCACAACAGATAGGTTCAATGTACACAGGAGTGTTTTACTACGATTCCTGTTTTTGGCCGATCTTAGTTCCGATCATTTACGGTACGGTAAGGGTCGATGCTCGTGATTCGCTCAAAACCATGCCGGAAACTATAGTGACTCGGCTTTGGGGTGATCAAGGAAAACTTTTTGAATATATTTCTGTTTGGGCAGACTGTTTTGATTATGCGTTTGGTATTGATGATATAAAGAAAAGAAGAACTCCCGGTGGATTTGCTCAAACCCTTCTGAATAGCGGAGACCAGCAGCTAAAAGCGACTATAGCGCTCCTCCTCGAAAATACACCAAACGCAAAAGCCATGGAATCTGCAAGAATGTCGACCGAGATGTTCTTAAAGGCTTTTCTTGCTGCGAAGGCTGGACTAACGGAAATGGAAGCCAAAGATAGGATTAGACACGATCTTGAAAAGGCGCTAAAAGAATGCCTCGATGTTGAGGCAAAATCTAAGTTGAAGAAAATTCAATCTAACCTTAACGTCTTTCCGGGTATTGAAGACAGATACAAAGGGACATATAAAGCACCGAAAGAGCTTTGGCGTGGTTATGCGATTGCCCAGTTCATAGCATCTACGGTAGTCCGGTCATTTTCGGGACGCAATATAATCGAGACATTAAGGATAGACGGATTGAGTCCTAAAGATACAGTAAAACATAACAAGTAAAACGTGTCAGAACAGGACACTACTTCGGTGACCAGTGTGTTACGCTTTGTTTCTACCCGTAATTCTCAGCGTTTCATTCAAGCGAAATCCTTTAGTTGTAGGTGTTATGGCTGATTTTTAATAGAAGCTCATTTTGAAAAATTTATAAGGGAAAATTCTATTTAGTCCTTGCTGAAAGAGAGTTTTTGTCTTTGCTTCCGAAGATACGACATTTCAATCTGTATTCAACGACCCCTCGAAATATTATGCTTGAAATTAAATCGTGATTGGAGGACAATGAATATATGGTTAGGGAGGAAACAACTCACAAATAGGCTCAAAAGGGGAGACCAGTAGAATTATGCAGGCGGAGAAACAAAATCCCGACCTTTCTTCAATGTCGGAAAACAAATCTAAACAAAGGCCTTTTAATTTAACCGATGATCAAATTGAACGTGTGCTGAGAATCGAAAATAGAGGGGTCATCAATGCAGTATATAAAATCGTCTTCGCCCTGGTAAACGAAGAAAATGAAAGGCAAAAGGTAATCGATACCAAAGGGGCATCATCCACTACGGTAACTGGCTTATCTGTAAGTTTAGTTTTCTCCTTAGGTGGTCTCCTTATAGAGAAAATAACAAATGTGCCCCTCCCTCTTGTTGGATGTCCAATTCCGTGGCTCGTGTTCTTTTATTGCACGACATCAATTACTCTCCTGTTTTCTATGTTCTTCGCATATCTTGCGATTAAAGCAAGGTCGGACTGGGTATGGTTTAGCGAAGGAGATATCTTCAATCAAGAAGTTATAAAAGAAGAAGATCCAAATCATTATAAAAGGTATATGATTACACACATGTGGAAGTTGTACAGAAACAATTTTAGAATAAACGAAACGAAAGGTAATTTTCTCAAGTGGTCTCAAAGACTGTTAATTACCGGGTTGGGTCTGTTAATACCGATAATCGCAATCCTTAGTCTATACACTCTAAAAAAAGGAGGGGTATAATAAATGACAAAGAAACAAGGGGAATCAGCACCAAAGCCAGCACCAAAGCCAACACCAAAGCCTTCCGGCGGTGACCGGATAACAAGAACAGGGAAGTAATCGGTAGTTTAAAGGAATTGGACAGGAAAGGGCAGGCTTAAAGAACTGTATTAATTGAAGGGGGCATGAAATGGCGAAACGAACACCGGAAGCGGGGCCTGGTACCAGGAGGACTTCTGTGTCGG
It contains:
- the selD gene encoding selenide, water dikinase SelD codes for the protein MDIELTKYVRGAGUASKIGPGDLTNILCGIEIPVDRNVIVGIEGFEDAGVYKITDEIALVQTIDFFTPIVNDPYWFGQIAAANAMSDIYAMGAVPVTALNMVCFPTKEFDIGILKEILRGGIDKIREAGASLLGGHSVDDEEIKYGLAVTGIVHPDKIVKNEGAIPGDFLVLTKPLGTGILNTGIKGDMLSGDSVRKLVEVMVTLNKKASEAMLSVRTHAATDVTGFGFVGHLKEMIKEYIGVEIFLDKIPYFEEAVELAKSGVVPGGLYRNRDFYKSHVTGRDKGFQYDILFDPQTSGGLLMAIHPDDLSIFEKTASGSKLDFWIVGRFVEEPKGKIILT
- a CDS encoding ATP-binding protein, whose product is MNDILSSSEWIYKKRLIGPNIKSAIETFPAVVVSGARQVGKSTFLQNEFPDFKYISLDDFPTLQQAKADPASLWIGMNRIIIDEAQKAPEIFSAVKQTIDKEKRNIRFLISGSSNLLLIKNISETLAGRAVYFEMLPMTITEMEGAIDVSGIFFDLWKPDFQVKEQEVRVVDPLLFMAKGFMPPLIQLSDRKNILLWWEGYVKTYLERDVREFSQIESLIDFRRVLESLAIRTGTILNQTGIAGDTGISQPTVYRYIKLLEILNVIQRVPAYYRSRTKRITKTPKVFFIDPGLSIYLAGYHNEDALKKAREIGCFFETMVFLHLKVLSELMAPKANIFYWRTTTGKEVDFILEQGKNLLAFEVKLTQTPTFNDIKNLLIFIEEYPQTIRGMLIHGGNSIKWLHSKIVAVPWWWLGE
- a CDS encoding restriction endonuclease, coding for MSNTDWKKFERLVAAIHYAETQGATVLWNDTINGRQFDVTLRFKVGLHDYLTVIECKDYRDRVSVEKVDAFVTKARDVNANKAVFVSSNGYQSGCFAVAERHGIRLLTLDEKVDVDVGKIAAEIVPALNIFNVRFILQDGKEYVLEEEGGRLAYLMRSITLSISGHKTTPNGFLGSWRVNISDLQPEMEYEQVLPFPKGTVATIPYEGEVEPEKIKFCYKLTKAFIPKAPTLDTHILEGIGTFYELTDENGNVIRKLTAGEINLGFDTKLEAGKFYFTPSLYNYYYCEKIENNLAHNILIESYQFGALIQAELVLETKYSAHYIEVTDKKRLKRLKKMLTHFMKTRR
- a CDS encoding 4Fe-4S binding protein, whose product is MKITTSRVSQLVFLTVFFILFINTEYRGKDEISIAINSFFRADPLVVLSFILSKKTLIALLVPGILMFFFSILLGRFFCGWICPLGTIIDLVTDKIKKTAPIRLLKTNFKYYLLLTLLFAALFNVNLVGILDPIAILIRALTFFFYPLFGYSIRASWEALYGVLGEKRDYVAFIYSFLRDYILPFRETFYPLALTSLMLFLFIIFLEGYERRNWCKNLCPLGTLLGLLGKFSLFKRFPQKLCADCKECKNICPTAFDEEILQKEGCILCMECKLKCKFKRIKFSFRGIESGNKIPVLERRVFLGGLFSGLFISRVFSFQSPYQHERLLRPPGVVNEGEFLKKCVRCGECIKVCLKSALYPDYFRAGLYGIFMPTIIPRLGYCEYNCNLCGQVCPTAAIPNLPLEQKKKSIIGLAVVDKNLCLPYAKKINCIVCEEHCPIPEKAIRFELVEERDYRGKKILLKRPYVVDELCNGCGICENKCPLEGKAAIEVFSKRKGIISLTSTRAIA